Within the Burkholderia sp. NRF60-BP8 genome, the region CGCTGGGGCAATCTCGTGTACCGCAAGACCGCGCGCAACTTCGGGCCGATCATGGCCAGCGCCGCGAAGGTCGCGATCGTCCAGGTGTCAGAAGTCGTGCCGCTCGGCGCGCTGAACCCGGAGCACATCGTGACGCCGGGCATTTTCGTCCAGCGTGTCGTCGAGGTGCCGCAGGCCGCGCACGCGGCCGAATTGGCCGCCGAACACGCTGCATCGCAAGCCGCCTGATCGCCTTGAGGAAACCGACATGAAACGACTGACCCGCGATGAAATGGCCAAGCGCGTCGCCCAGGACATCCCCGAAGGCGCGTACGTGAATCTCGGCATCGGCGTGCCGACGCTGGTGGCGAACCACCTCGATCCGGCCAAGGAAATCTTCCTGCACAGCGAGAACGGCCTGCTCGGCATGGGCCCGGCGCCCGCGCCCGGCGAGGAAGACGACGAACTGATCAACGCCGGCAAGCAGCACGTGACGCTGCTCACCGGCGGCGCCTATTTCCACCACTCGGATTCGTTCGCGATGATGCGCGGCGGCCACCTCGACTACTGCGTGCTCGGCGCGTTCCAGGTGTCGGCTGGCGGCGACCTCGCGAACTGGCACACGGGCGCGCCCGATGCGATTCCGGCCGTCGGCGGCGCGATGGACCTCGCGATCGGCGCGAAGCAGGTGTTCGTGATGATGGAGCACCTGACGAAGCAGGGCGAGAGCAAGATCGTCGCGCAGTGCTCGTATCCGGTCACCGGCGTGCAATGCGTGAGCCGCATCTACACCGATCTCGCGGTGCTCGACGTGACGGCCGACGGCCTCGCGGTGAACGAGATCTTCACCGACCTGTCGTTCGACGAGCTGCAGAAGCTGACCGGCGTGCCGCTGATCGACGCGACGCAGAAGGCCGCCGCCTGAACGGCAAGCATGCCGGTGCGCGCTTTCGAGCGCACGCCGGCGCGCTTGGGTAGACAATAGGCGCACGCCGTTTCCCCATTCCGATGCCATGCTCGAAGACAGCGCCCGCCTGACCTCCCTGATCTGCGGCACCGAGCCGCTCAACCGGATCTGGTCGCCCCGCGCGACGATCCAGCGAATGCTCGACGTCGAGGCCGCGCTCGCCCGCGCGCTCGCCGCGCAGCAGGTGATTCCCGCCGCCGCGGTCGCGCCGATCGAACGCGCGTGCGACGCCGGCCGGCTCGACGCCGACGCGCTCGCGCACGGCGCGGCGCTCGGCGGCAATCTCGCGATTCCGCTCGTCAAGCAACTCACCGCGCAAGTAAAGGCCGACGACCCCGAGGCCGCGAAGTTCGTCCACTGGGGCGCGACGAGCCAGGACATCATCGATACCGCGACCGTGCTGCAGTTGCGCGACACGCTCGACGTGTTCGAACCGATGCTCGACGAAGCCTGTGCGTCGCTCGCGGCGCTCGCGCGCGCCCATCGCGCGACGCCGATGATCGGCCGCACGTGGCTGCAGCAGGCGCTGCCCATTACGCTCGGCCTCAAATTCGCTCAATGGCTCGATGCGCTGCTGCGCCATCGCGCACGTTTTGCCGAGTTGCGCGAACGTGTGCTCGTGCTGCAGTTCGGCGGCGCCGCCGGCACGCTCGCGAGCCTGCGCGAACACGCAGCCGGCGTGAGCGCCGCGCTCGCGGCCGACCTGAAGCTCGCGGTGCCGGCCGTGCCGTGGCATACGCAGCGCGACCGCATCGCGGAAGCCGCGTCGTGCTTCGGGATGCTGATCGGTACGCTCGGCAAGATCGCGCGCGACGTGTCGCTACAGATGCAGACCGAAGTCGGCGAGCTCGGCGAACCGGCCGCCGCCGGCAAGGGCGGTTCGTCGACGATGCCGCACAAGCGCAACCCGGTCGGCTGCGCGGCCGTGCTGACGGCCGCGGTGCGTGCGCCGGGCCTCGTTGCGACCGTGTTCGCGGGGATGGTGCAGGAGCACGAGCGCGCACTCGGCGGCTGGCAGGCCGAATGGGATGCGTTGCCCGATCTCGCACGCCTGACGGGCGGCGCGCTCGCGCAGATCGCGCAGATCGTCGCGGGCCTCGACGTGAATACGGAGCGCCTCGCCGCGAACCTCGAGCTCACGCACGGGCTGATCCTCGGCGAAGCCGTGATGCTCGCGCTCGGCGACCGCATCGGCCGGCTCGATGCGCACCACGTCGTCGAGCACGCGTCGAAGGAAGCCGTGCGCACCGGGGCGACGCTGTTCGACGTGCTCGCCGCCGATACGACCGTGTCGGCCCACCTGTCGCGCGACGCGCTCGCGCGGCTGCTCGATCCCGCACATTACGTCGGCGAAGCGCAGGCCTATGTCGACGCCGTGCTCGCGCTGCATGCGGGTGCGAAACAACCAGGAGAACATTGATGCCTTTCGCCACTGTCAACGGCGTGACACTGCATTACCGGATCGACCGTGCCGCACGCGACGACGCGCCGTGGCTCGTCTTCTCGAATTCGCTCGGCGCCGACCTGCAGATGTGGGCGCCGCAGATCCGCCCGCTTGCCCAGCACTTCAACATCCTGCGCTACGACACTCGCGGTCACGGCCACTCCGACGCGCCGGCCGGTTCGTACACGATCGAGCAACTGGCGGGCGACGTAATCGGCCTGCTCGACCACGTCGGCATCGAGTGCGCGCATTTCTGCGGCATCTCGATGGGCGGGCTGACCGGCGCCGCGCTGGCCGCACGCTACCCGTCGCGCATCGTGCGCGCGGTCCTGTCGAATACCGCCGCGAAGATCGGCTCGCCGGAAGTGTGGGCGCCGCGTGCGCAGAAGGCGCGCGCCGAAGGCATGGCCGCGCTCGCCGACGCCGTGCTGCCGCGCTGGTTCACCGACGCATTCGTCGAACGCGAGCCGCGCCTGTTCGATGCGATTCGCGACACCTTCGTACATACCGACAAGGACGGCTAC harbors:
- a CDS encoding CoA transferase subunit B — encoded protein: MKRLTRDEMAKRVAQDIPEGAYVNLGIGVPTLVANHLDPAKEIFLHSENGLLGMGPAPAPGEEDDELINAGKQHVTLLTGGAYFHHSDSFAMMRGGHLDYCVLGAFQVSAGGDLANWHTGAPDAIPAVGGAMDLAIGAKQVFVMMEHLTKQGESKIVAQCSYPVTGVQCVSRIYTDLAVLDVTADGLAVNEIFTDLSFDELQKLTGVPLIDATQKAAA
- a CDS encoding 3-carboxy-cis,cis-muconate cycloisomerase translates to MLEDSARLTSLICGTEPLNRIWSPRATIQRMLDVEAALARALAAQQVIPAAAVAPIERACDAGRLDADALAHGAALGGNLAIPLVKQLTAQVKADDPEAAKFVHWGATSQDIIDTATVLQLRDTLDVFEPMLDEACASLAALARAHRATPMIGRTWLQQALPITLGLKFAQWLDALLRHRARFAELRERVLVLQFGGAAGTLASLREHAAGVSAALAADLKLAVPAVPWHTQRDRIAEAASCFGMLIGTLGKIARDVSLQMQTEVGELGEPAAAGKGGSSTMPHKRNPVGCAAVLTAAVRAPGLVATVFAGMVQEHERALGGWQAEWDALPDLARLTGGALAQIAQIVAGLDVNTERLAANLELTHGLILGEAVMLALGDRIGRLDAHHVVEHASKEAVRTGATLFDVLAADTTVSAHLSRDALARLLDPAHYVGEAQAYVDAVLALHAGAKQPGEH
- the pcaD gene encoding 3-oxoadipate enol-lactonase, translated to MPFATVNGVTLHYRIDRAARDDAPWLVFSNSLGADLQMWAPQIRPLAQHFNILRYDTRGHGHSDAPAGSYTIEQLAGDVIGLLDHVGIECAHFCGISMGGLTGAALAARYPSRIVRAVLSNTAAKIGSPEVWAPRAQKARAEGMAALADAVLPRWFTDAFVEREPRLFDAIRDTFVHTDKDGYAANCDALNAADLRAEVKGIALPVLVVTGAKDMSTPPDQGRALAAAIPGALHVEFDAAHISNIECTAGFNRALLDFLIA